The window AATTTAAATAGCTTAATGTATATAACTTACTGTAATTACAGGtgtatctcaataaattagaatgtcgtggaaaagttcatttatttcagtaattcgactcaaattgtgaaactcgtgtattaaataaattaaattcacaCAGACttaagtagtttaagtctttggttcttttaattgtgatgattttggctcacatttaacaacaacccaccaattcactatctcaacaaattagaataacgttacttcataagaccaataaaaaaaaaacatgttgagtgagttgttggccttctggaaagtatgttcatttactgtatatgtactcaatacttggtaggggctccttttgctttaattactgcctcaattcggcgcggcatggaggtgatcagtttgtggcactgctgaggtggtatggaagcccaggtttctttgacagtggccttcagctcatctgcattttttggtctcttgtttctcattttcctcttgacaataccccatcgtttctctatggggttcaggtctggtgagtttgctggccagtcaagcacaccaacaccatgatcatttaaccaacttttggtgcttttggcagtgtgggcaggtgccaaatcctgctggaaaatgaaatcagcatatttaaaaagctggttagcagaaggaagcatgaagtgctccaaaatttcttggtaaacgggtgcagtgactttgattttcaaaaaacacaatggaccaacaccagcagatgacagatgacaccccaaatcatcacagactgtggaaacttaacactgaacttcaagcaacttgggctatgagcttctccacccttcctccagactctaggaccttggtttccaaataaaatacaaaacttgctctcatctgaaaagaggactttgaaccactgggcaacagtccagttcttcttctccttagcccagataagacgcctctgacgttgtctgtggttcaggagtggcttaacaagagcaatacgacaactgtagccacacgtctgtgtgtggtggctcttgatgccttgaccccagcctcagtccattccttgtgaagttcacccaaattcttgaatcgattttgcttgacaatcctcataaggctgtggttctctcggttggttgtgtatctttttcttccacactttttccttccactcaacgttctgttaacatgcttggatacagcactctgtgaacagccagcttctttggcaatgaatgtttgtggcttaccctccttgtgaagggtgtcaatgattgtcttctggacaactgtcagatcagcagccttccccatgattgtgtagcctagtgaaccaaactgagagatcattttgaaggctcaggaaacctttgcaggtgttttgagttgattagctgattggcatgtcaccatattctaatttgttgagattgagattgtgaattggtgggtttttgttaaatgtgagccaaaatcatcacaattaaaagaaccaaagacttaaactacttcagtctgtgtgaattgaatttatttaatacgcaagtttcacaatttgagttgaattactgaaataaatgaacttttccacgacattctaatttgagatccacatgtatatttaataatctaaagcACCAGTAATagcattaataattaatatgtaggcctacattATTGAAGGTtagtatataaacaatatgcatattcataatgcataataataataataataataacttcatatattgtagcctatataaattatatgaacatTGTCTATAACAGTAGTACAACTGCTGGGGTTTTACTTCTCTCatcttgatttatttcactaattccattcaaaagtgaaacttgtatattatattcattcattacacacagactgatatatttcaaatgtttatttcttttaattttgatgattagagcttacagctcatgaaagtcaaaaatcagtatctcaaaatattagaatattacttaagaccaataaaaagaaagggtttttagaaatcttggccaactgaaaagtatgaaaatgaaaagtatgagcatgtacagcactcaatacttagttggggctccttttggctgaattactgcagcaatgcggcgtggcatggagtcgatcagtctgtggcactgctcaggtgttatgagagcccaggttgctctgatagtggccttcagctcatctgcattgttgggtctggtgtctctcatcttcctcttgacaataccctacagattctctatggggttcaggtctggcgagtttgctggccaatcaagcacagtaacactatggtcattgaaccagcttttggtacctttggcagtgtgggcaggtgccaaatcctgctggaaaatgaaatcagcatctccataaagcttgtcaacagaaggaagcatgaagtgctccaaaatttcttggtaaacgggtgcagtgactttgattttcaaaaacacaatggaccaacaccagcagatgacatggcagcccaaatcatcacagactgtggaaacttaacactgaacttcaagcaacttgggctatgagcttctccacccttcctccagactctaggaccttggtttccaaataaaatacaaaacttgctctcatctgaaaagaggactttgaaccactgggcaacagtccagttcttcttctccttagcccagataagacgcctctgacgttgtctgtggttcaggagtggcttaacaagagcaatacgacaactgtagccacacgtctgtgtgtggtggctcttgatgccttgaccccagcctcagtccattccttgtgaagttcacccaaattcttgaatcgattttgcttgacaatcctcataaggctgtggttctctcggttggttgtgtatctttttcttccacactttttccttccactcaactttctgttaacatgcttggatacagcactctgtgaacagccagcttctttggcaatgaatgtttgtggcttaccctccttgtgaagggtgtcaatgattgtcttctggacaactgtcagatcagcagccttccccatgattgtgtagcctagtgaaccaaactgagagatcattttgaaggctcaggaaacctttgcaggtgttttgagttgattagctgattggcatgtcaccatattctaatttgttgagattgagattgtgaattggtgggtttttgttaaatgtgagccaaaatcatcacaattaaaagaaccaaagacttaaactacttcagtctgtgtgaattgaatttatttaatacgcaagtttcacaatttgagttgaattactgaaataaatgaacttttccacgacattctaatttgagatccacatgtatatttaataatctaaagcACCAGTAATagcattaataattaatatgtaggcctacattATTGAAGGTtagtatataaacaatatgcatattcataatgcataataataataacttcatatattgtagcctatataaattatatgaacatTGTCTATAACAGTAGTACAACTGCTGGGGTTTTACTTCTCTCATCTTGCTTTACTCTCAAAACTATCAAACTAAATTTGAAACACAACAGGGATGTAATAATGCTTATTTCACTGTCCCATTCTAAAACcttggatttttatttatattaactaGTTAAATGCATTAGAGAGCGTTTATGTTCAGTATCAGGAGATGAGGAAGCTAAATACATGTTTTATCATGTAATATTATAGGCTAAATATTATatagtcattttaatttcataataaacAAGCGTGTACAACAGTACCCTCTAGTGCCAAAATAAAATGACTACACAGGGGACAAACTGTTCTGGTGTCATGTTACCTAAATATTACAACCTCAACATATTCAAACCCTGACATAAGAAAGATACCGGAGTTGTCTTGAGGCGTTTCCTCCTCGTATGCTTTCACTGAAGCAGATATGATGACTAATAACAAGAAACATGCTCACATATGACATCAGTAGATGACATAATGTATTTCCATTGCTCTAGTCTAGATCATGGGCTTGACATTCATATATCCATAACATTCCATTACGACCAATTTACTCCAGTACTCACCCTCAGATCCCAATCTAATGAAGTGTTATCAAAGATACAAAAACGGTGACGGTGTAGTGAGAGACACCATTTGTATGCTCCATGCAGTGTTCATATAGCTCAATATAAGTCTATGATCTGTGTGAATGCCTTTGTGTTTGAGGGGCATTTCTCATCCATCATGCTGTGCAGATTTTGCTCCTGCAGTTACCATAAGGCTCTCATTACAAGGGAAACTGGCTGCAAGTGTTCAGGCGAGTGCTTTGGCTTGGCTCAGGCCACAGTAATCTGATGCTGCACCTTGCGTTCAGTGCATCGCTGGCATTTCTCAGTCAACATTCCTCCAGGCTTTAAAAGGATGTTGGCATCATTGCAGTCCTCTAAACCTGCATGTAATTGCCTAATGTATCTGTCAAGTTCAGGGACGAACCAGCTGAAATGTGGTCTCAATGCTCTTTGAAGCAATGTTACTAATTCTGATTTTGGTGCTTTAGTAATCATTAAAAGTcgttttattaaatatagtGAATTAAAGTCATTCAGATTTTCGTCTTTGTCTTGTGAGCTGTGGTGTGTCAGCTGCTAAACCACCTGAACACTGTAATAGTATAACAACACACACAGCACAATCACAGATAATCTTGGGtgaatatttatgtatgtagcctatgaatttatgtatgtgtttgtttgtttattagttTGAGCCTTGTGACATTATTCCATGACAATTAGAAACATTTCACCCCCAGATTCTCATTATGGTAATACATTTGAGGATGTTTTACTTGTgatggatttgtgtgtgttcattccTCTGTtttactctaaaaaaaaaaaaaaaaagaacagtagAAATTATAGATaatgacagtaaaaaaaaaaaaaaggaaaaaagaaaactacCAGATTgcagaaaaatgtatattttaatacaacattttgttcttttgttcatttatttgtttataattaccCATTTTATCCCCAGAAATTGGGGGAAATTATTTAATAGCGGCTTCATTATCAGTGATATTGGCTTTTACTTGGTAAAaatatgccattaaacaaatatttataatatttttttatagcatctcatttgattttgaggtgaaatatgaTGCGGACAATTTCTTGATGGGTGTCATGGGaccgttttttgtttttatcaataTGGTTGAAACTATatgtaagttttattttatttatttatttaaatttggtGGTGGGGTACCAAATTCTGCAAACAGAGAATTGCTTTATGGTAGCAACAAATGCACGTGTACAGCTATCCACTGTAGTTCCAGTGATATTTACGACAGTGAATTCCACGTACTGAACTGTAGAGGGCTTCAAAGTcgcaaaaatacacacacacacacaaaatacatatAGCTGCCTAAACACTTGTATGACAGGTTGCTGCACGTTGAGGACAAATTTAACAATCGTCCTACAGGAATCTCTAAGAGAGGCCTCTTTCATCAGTAAACTCGAGAAAGTTCATACTGCTGAGTGATGGACTATACTATACATCACACCTACAGAACATCAATCAGACAGAATGGTTTGAGTTTGACATGCTGCTCTGAATGCTACAGTGTGACATAACAATGGTGCGCAGCGTTTGCATAGGTGCTGACAACCGAGAGAGACAACAAGGACCCTTAAACATGAGATGAGTGTCAGAGATATCTGCacctttttctatttttatctttttagaACATCGTGGATGCTTTGCATGGACTTTTAAAGGTTACATTGCTTCTACCTGTACATTAAATACCacacataaaatgtatattgcATTTAACTTAACATTTTTAGGGCATGGCACCAGTCAGCATCTAGTTTTGTTGCTATCAGCAATAACCATAATGTTTTGACGCACATACAACAGGAAATCTGAGATCAGATGGGTCCTTTGACACTGTTGACCTCCTGGTGAAGCTGTTAGTCTTGCATTTCAGTTAAATGGTCGTGGGATTAGTCATTTTCCCACCTCGTCAAACTACACCAATCTGAAGAGACTCCTGTGGGGTTGATGGCAGGGTGTAAAAATAGTAACAAACCCTATTTATAAGACCCAGGAACACTCAGGAGGGAAGCAGCAGCCTTTATCAGATCTGACTGATAACTTTCTTATCCAGTTTTAATTTGGCTTCTATTTTTTGACAGCTCACTGGATGAGATGCATTGCCTGAGCAGGAAGCCCAGGTCATATCTGCTGAACTCCTACAGTGATTTTCAGGAGACTGATGAGATTGCCAGAGAATCATATGAGGCCACCTGGTTAGACCTACTGATGGAGACGAGACCAGAATACAAGTATGCATTTCTGTTTCTTACTATACTTGCAGGAAtacttcaccccaaaattaaaaatgttaatatttacttGCTCTTATGTTGTTCCGAGCCTGTATGCTGTTATTACAAACTCTGAAGAATCAATAGCAGTTAATAGTGATCATAACTGTCAAGCTCCAGggcaaaaatattgtaaaatcataataaaatagTTGTTTTCACTCATGCTATACATTTGTAGCCTTCTGAAATCATACAgatcaaaatgtattaatttattaaatattgtcCCCTCTGATCAGCTCTCATATCTTGCATTCTGTATTTTCAAAGTGGTGCATCACATCAACCCTGGTGTGATGGTTCATTTCCTGTCTGTTCATCACACAATGttatcatatggcttcagaagataGTGCACAAGTTTAATGGACTTATAGcgcttttaatttttttgttgttgttgttttttgaggGGTAAAATATGAggacaaaaacagaattgtaatttttgggtaaaATATTCCTTTACTACACTCACTTTACCTCTGAttaatacaaatgaataaaactaataaacaaaaataaaaagactaaAACCCTTTCATttcatcagattttttttattatatacaggtgctggtcgtataattagaatatcatcaaaaagttgatttatttcactaattccattcaaaaagtgaaacttgtatattatattcattcattacacacagactgatatatttcaaatgtttatttcttttaattttgatgattagagcttacagctcatgaaagtcaaaaatcagtatctcaaaatattagaatattacttaagaccaatacaaagaaagggttttagaaatcttggccaactgaaaagtatgaaaatgaaaagtatgagcatgtacagcactcaatacttagttggggctccttttggctgaattactgcagcaatgcggcgtggcatggagtcgatcagtctgtggcactgctcaggtgttatgagagcccaggttgctctgatagtggccttcagctcatctgcattgttgggtctggtgtctctcatcttcctcttgacaataccctacagattctctatggggttcaggtctggcgagtttgctggccaatcaagcacagtaacactatggtcattgaaccagcttttggtacctttggcagtgtgggcaggtgccaagtcctgctggaaaatgaaatcagcatctccataaagcttgtcaacagaaggaagcatgaagtgctctaaaatttcctggtagatggctgcgttgactgtggacttcagaaaacacagtggaccaacaccagcagatgacatggcagcccaaatcatcactgactgtggaaacttcacactggacttcaagcaacatggattctgtgcctccactcttccttcagactctgggaccttgatttccaaatgaaatgtaaaatttactttcatctgaaaagaggactttggaccactgagcaacagtccagttctttttctccacagcccaggtaagatgcttctgacgttgtctctggttcagaagtggcttggtagcccttttcctgaagacgcctgagcgtggtgactcttgatgcactgactccagcttcagttctctccttgtgaagctctcccaagtgtttgaatcggctttgcttgactgtattctcaagcttgcggtcatccctgttgcttgtgcaccttttcctacccaaattcttccttccagtcaactttgcatttaatatgctttgatacagcactctgtaaacagccacacctttcagtaatgaccctctgtgacttaccctctttgtggagggtgtcaatgttcgtcttctggatcattgccaagtcagcagtcttcccattattgtggtttcaaagaacaagagatacccagaatttatactgtagggatggtcatttattgaaactcaaatgtaaatattctaatattttgagatactgatttttgactttcatgagctgtaagctctaatcatcaaaattgaaagaaataaacatttgaaatatatcagtctgtgtgtaatgaatgaatataatatacaagtttcactttttgaatggaattagtgaaataaatcaactttttgatgatattctaattatatgaccagcacctgtatatacacagtacatataattattattttatttattgttcacCAAGAATgcttttactttataaaaatactgtaaaatacagtattattgtgaaataatattgcaatttaaaataactggttccattttaatataatggaatttaaataatttattcctgtgatgacaaagctgaattttcagcatcattactccagtctggtgtcacatgatccttcagaaatcattctattatgctgatTAGATGctcaagaattttttttttccaggattctttgacaattagaaagttcaaaagaaaaacaatattacaaaaaattattacaataattttgtcacttttgatcaattgtaTGCATTACTTAAATAagtatgtaatttatttttactaacTTGTACAAGTCCTGCTTCACAGGAGGACACTTGTGGAGAAGGACTCAATGAGAAAGGAGAGCTATGAAAGCAAGCAGGTGGTTCATTTCAAAGTGAGAAGATTCCTAAACCAAACCATTCACATGGGGAGAGAGGGGGAGCCACTGCAGGAATATCATTTACCTTACAGAAACATTCTTCCAATACCAATATTTGTGCCCAGAGATGTCACGCAGCCTGACGTTACCCGTGAGATAAAATCCACCATGGACTCTGAGACTAGTTTAAATGGACTTTGCCTTCAGAAGAGAGAAGTCTCGTCCATCATCAAACATAAGCCAATGGTAATCCAACCCAGGAGTCCAGACTTCAGAGCGTCTAGCCTCATCTCTCCCCCACGAGACACACTCGGCTTCCAGCGACGAGAGTGATGAGCTGATGAAAGCTGTCTGCCATCATGGACACGGATACAATGACAAGTATGGTGGGTGACCTCATGCATACTTAAATACCAAAGCCGTCAAGAGACCTACATGCTCACAATTTGTTTTCATCTGAGACTACCAGAGAAACCTTATCAAAGGAAGATACcacaaaaaaagttaatgtcATGCTATTTAACCACATGTTTTATCATTTGAAACATTATCATTGtgctttatgtatttatttacaataaatgcCACTTGGTGTGCTATTTAAGACAATAACATTATTCATTTTCTAAATGtggcttaagtgtccaaatCCTTGCAAAACAAATGGGGAAATATTTAGTAATGGTCTTAAACCtgaatattataaatgaaatgaGTCTAaattgaatgtaatttttaattgtgaTCTATATTTGATGTTTAAGGAGCTTTTGATCTATTTCTCAGCAGGTTTACAATGAACTGCAGGACAGACATCTCTGATAGACAACCATCATCTATTCAAAACAGTTAGTTCTtggaaataaatgcaataaataaaaactttcttCACTGTAAAtctcatttatatgtatttatgaaaCCATggcaaacaataaaacaaacaaacctgaGTCAAGCAAACTGTAATATATTCTTTCTTGTCAGAAAACATATTACACGTCAGTaacctcatttttatttttgtggtacATATTAGTTATGAACCGTCTTTAgactgaaaatgaataaattgtcTATTATAGTTAATCAGTAATGCAACAAATATGAAAGCATTTGATTAGTCTGCTTTCTACTTGATCcaaaaaactgaaagaaaagaaaaatagaacTCAGAAGCACAAAAAAATCTGCCTAACAAAACATACACTCTCATGTTCTGATATGATTGTCAAAGACTCAAGGCTCAAGCGGTTTCACAAAAACGTTTGGCATCATAAATAGTTGATAAATAAATCATGGGGATACTTTGGATAAGCAAAGGAAAACATTTAAGGAAGAAAAttcttgttttatatagagATCTACACTCCTCACAGTCTGCTGGAGTTTGACGATGCCCCTTTTAGAGTCTCTTCTGCCCTCTTGTGTTTCTGCAGGGTGACCTGGAGCTGCCAGTACCTGAGATACAGCCACATCAAATTCCCATTCTTGCGCTTATCCATGTTCAGTAAATCTGCACAGTGTCTGTCGTTCTTAAAAATGTCCCTGAGATCTTCCTCTAGGTTCAGTTTGGCACCCACCGGGTCTTTAGCCACCTTTAGCAGCAGGTTCTTCTCCATCTCCAGACGATGTTCAGGTTGTTCATGGAGAAACCCTGAAAAGAAAGTGAAAGAATATACCAGTTAATGGGCTGTGAGGATGAAGATCTTTTTTCAAGTTCAGTAAGGTGCTGTTTTGCCACAGTGTGTGTTTCGTTTGTCTGAAACTTATTAAACAAACCAGACTGCACACATCATAAagctatattattatattttgtttatctaTTATCTGTCTACTGTACTAATGTCATGACATTAGCGACCTGCAACACAACACTGCTAAAGCTGCAACCCTGCAAAGGTGATAAATGCATTTCTCCAGCAGGtgcatttaaactgaaaaacaCTTATTTAACAACTTATAGATTATATAGAAATGTTATCATTTGACTGTTAAAACGTGTTTTGTTTGCTTACCTTGAACGAACTACAGTCTTTTGCATGAGGTCTTCCAGACAGCTTGGACGATTATACGATTCCACGATTCCATTGAAAACATCCAACAGTAAATTTACTATTTCATAGGGGAGTTGGATACGTTTATAGTAAATTATCCCTATTAAATGCATCGTATAGACTTATGAGTAGTCTTTAAATGAATTGACTATTaatataattactattaaatgCTAATAGATGCATCTTTATTTACACAAACTGTAGAAATGCAGTTGTACTGAATTTTGAACACCCCTTAACTATAGTGACTTTGGTATAGTCCTGAGAGCGGCGCATTTGAGATTCTAGATACTCGCAGCTGCGCAAGAGGTGCGCAGATGGGATGCGCAGAAGAGGTTGGAGTTCCAAAACCTTCTTTGAATTACATTACGATCTCTTAGTTGTGGCTGTTGTGCGTAATaatgttctttattttattttttaaaataacagatttttgtACATGTGCTATAGTAATACAATGTTTTTGGACATATTCTAAGGTAATGTTTTTTGTGGATATCTACAATGATGTATCAtcagtgaaaataaaaatggtgtTTTGATATTAAACAGGATAATAGTAACATGGTTTACACTGTCATGTGACTTTTAAGTCTGCTTCATATTGGGGTCCcaatcacattattattattttcaactttCATTTAAACCCTTTTCCATAATTGACGACAAAAGCCTTCACAATAGGTGTATGATGACTTAAGATAATATCGTAATTAGCCATGTCAACTCTGATTTTTTACAATATGGTACAgtattttattgcatattacttcaattttcaaataaatgtatttatcttaaataatttcatatagtaCTGTGGACAACAGCCTCTCTAGCTACGTACAGCTATTAAAATGACATATCACTCATTTTTCAACTAAAACATTACATGAACTGAGCCAAGGACTGttatcaaacaacaaaaca is drawn from Onychostoma macrolepis isolate SWU-2019 chromosome 16, ASM1243209v1, whole genome shotgun sequence and contains these coding sequences:
- the zmp:0000000930 gene encoding telethonin isoform X2; translation: MHCLSRKPRSYLLNSYSDFQETDEIARESYEATWLDLLMETRPEYKRTLVEKDSMRKESYESKQVVHFKVRRFLNQTIHMGREGEPLQEYHLPYRNILPIPIFVPRDVTQPDVTREIKSTMDSETSLNGLCLQKREVSSIIKHKPMVIQPRSPDFRASSLISPPRDTLGFQRRE
- the zmp:0000000930 gene encoding telethonin isoform X1, which codes for MIDRQSGLHPRPFTSIVKSSLDEMHCLSRKPRSYLLNSYSDFQETDEIARESYEATWLDLLMETRPEYKRTLVEKDSMRKESYESKQVVHFKVRRFLNQTIHMGREGEPLQEYHLPYRNILPIPIFVPRDVTQPDVTREIKSTMDSETSLNGLCLQKREVSSIIKHKPMVIQPRSPDFRASSLISPPRDTLGFQRRE